From a region of the Nocardioides ginsengisegetis genome:
- a CDS encoding VOC family protein: protein MSSPIQRSIGQVFIPVREMDRAVEWYARLLGFDPGEVSHEGTIFDIPTEGETRLALDANRPDFETSGPPRFFFWTHDMAATVGHLRRLGVRITSDVEDIGSVFFVQFEDPDGNPLMVCQRA, encoded by the coding sequence ATGAGCAGCCCGATCCAGCGGTCCATCGGCCAGGTCTTCATCCCCGTTCGGGAGATGGATCGAGCGGTGGAGTGGTACGCCCGGCTGCTGGGGTTCGACCCCGGCGAGGTGTCGCACGAGGGGACGATCTTCGACATCCCCACCGAGGGCGAGACGCGACTGGCCCTCGACGCGAACCGACCGGACTTCGAGACCTCGGGGCCGCCCCGGTTCTTCTTCTGGACCCACGACATGGCCGCAACGGTGGGCCACCTGCGCCGTCTCGGGGTCAGGATCACGTCGGATGTCGAGGACATCGGGAGTGTCTTCTTCGTGCAGTTCGAGGATCCGGACGGCAATCCCCTGATGGTGTGTCAGCGCGCCTGA
- the egtD gene encoding L-histidine N(alpha)-methyltransferase: MSVSDFDVHLDPGALADQMARDVRAGLGSTPKTLPPKYFYDARGSELFDEITRLPEYYPTRTERLILDERVAEIARTTRAETLIELGSGTSEKTRLLLRALSDAGTLRRFVPFDVDPAVLKDASAAVAEEFPGVVVSPVVGDFEHHLGELPRGGRRMLAFLGSTIGNLDPGQRARFLADVRGTLAAGDSFLLGTDLVKAPDRLVAAYDDAAGVTAAFNKNVLAVLDRDLGADLDPDAFEHVAVWDDEQEWIEMRLRSLRDQTVRIAALDLEVSFAEGEEVRTEISAKFRRERVAAELAAAGLRLTHWWTDPAGDFALSLSEPA; the protein is encoded by the coding sequence ATGTCCGTCTCCGACTTCGACGTCCACCTCGACCCCGGCGCCCTGGCCGACCAGATGGCCCGCGACGTCCGGGCCGGCCTCGGCTCGACCCCGAAGACCCTGCCGCCGAAGTACTTCTACGACGCCCGCGGCAGCGAGCTGTTCGACGAGATCACCCGCCTCCCGGAGTACTACCCGACCCGGACCGAGCGACTGATCCTCGACGAGCGGGTCGCCGAGATCGCGCGGACCACCCGCGCCGAGACGCTCATCGAGCTCGGCAGCGGCACGTCGGAGAAGACCCGCCTGCTGCTCCGGGCGCTCTCCGACGCCGGCACCCTGCGCCGCTTCGTGCCCTTCGACGTGGACCCGGCGGTCCTCAAGGACGCCAGCGCCGCCGTCGCGGAGGAGTTCCCCGGCGTCGTGGTCTCACCCGTCGTCGGCGACTTCGAGCACCACCTCGGCGAGCTGCCCCGCGGCGGCCGCCGGATGCTGGCCTTCCTCGGCTCGACGATCGGCAACCTCGACCCCGGCCAGCGCGCCCGGTTCCTCGCGGACGTGCGTGGCACGCTCGCCGCGGGGGACTCCTTCCTGCTCGGGACCGACCTGGTCAAGGCGCCCGACCGGCTCGTGGCGGCGTACGACGACGCCGCGGGCGTCACCGCCGCCTTCAACAAGAACGTCCTCGCCGTCCTCGATCGCGACCTCGGCGCCGACCTCGACCCCGACGCGTTCGAGCACGTCGCGGTCTGGGACGACGAGCAGGAATGGATCGAGATGCGGCTCCGCTCGCTGCGTGACCAGACCGTCCGGATCGCGGCCCTCGACCTCGAGGTGTCCTTCGCCGAGGGCGAGGAGGTGCGCACCGAGATCTCCGCCAAGTTCCGCCGCGAACGGGTCGCCGCGGAGCTCGCGGCGGCCGGCCTGCGGCTCACCCACTGGTGGACCGATCCGGCCGGCGACTTCGCGCTGTCGCTGTCCGAGCCCGCCTGA
- the egtC gene encoding ergothioneine biosynthesis protein EgtC — translation MCRHLAWLGAPRSVSSLVLENPHGLLQQSWAPRRQRRGLLNADGWGVGLYVEGRPEPVRWRSSRPLWSDASFASVAPVLASGAVLAAVRSATVGMPPDETAAAPFTDGRWLLSHNGRVDRSVLPARNDAESVCDSAILAAHVFAEGPERVGDTVRAVAALDPGAFLNLLLADGRQVLAVTWGDPLSYLVEPDGVVVASEPWDDDPRWVDVPDHHLLSATPSGVAVTALEP, via the coding sequence ATGTGTAGGCACCTGGCCTGGCTGGGCGCCCCACGCAGCGTGTCCTCGCTGGTCCTCGAGAACCCTCACGGGTTGCTCCAGCAGTCCTGGGCGCCGCGTCGCCAGCGGCGCGGCCTCCTCAACGCCGACGGCTGGGGTGTCGGCCTCTACGTCGAGGGCCGCCCGGAGCCGGTCCGCTGGCGGTCCTCGCGGCCGCTGTGGAGCGACGCGTCGTTCGCCTCGGTCGCGCCGGTGCTGGCCTCGGGGGCCGTGCTCGCGGCTGTCCGGTCCGCCACGGTGGGCATGCCGCCCGACGAGACGGCCGCGGCGCCCTTCACCGACGGCCGCTGGCTGCTCTCGCACAACGGCCGGGTGGACCGCTCGGTGCTGCCGGCCCGCAACGACGCCGAGTCGGTCTGCGACTCGGCGATCCTGGCCGCCCACGTCTTCGCCGAGGGGCCCGAGCGCGTGGGCGACACGGTCCGTGCCGTCGCCGCCCTGGACCCCGGCGCCTTCCTCAACCTGCTGCTCGCCGACGGGCGGCAGGTCCTCGCCGTGACCTGGGGCGACCCCCTCAGCTACCTCGTCGAGCCCGACGGGGTCGTCGTCGCCAGCGAGCCCTGGGACGACGACCCGCGCTGGGTCGACGTACCCGACCACCACCTGTTGAGCGCGACCCCGTCGGGGGTCGCCGTGACCGCACTGGAGCCCTGA
- the egtB gene encoding ergothioneine biosynthesis protein EgtB, translated as MRETAARGLEDARTRTLRLTDFDDGELTAQHSVLMSPLVWDLAHIGQQEDLWLLRGGNAAAQGLLSAQVEKLYDAFEHPRASRVTLPLLTPGEARRYLTDVRGRVLDGLEQADEERLFPYVMVEQHEQQHVETMLATHQLRDGEPLLGRGAALPPGRPVPADSVLVPAGPFTLGVDGDREPWSLDNERPSHTVDLPAFRIARVPVTNAEWQRFIDAGGYDEPRWWSARGWEHRVAAGLERPLFWAADGSRRRFGIVEDPPPDEPVQHVCFFEAEAYAAWAGARLPTEQEWEKACAWDPVAGRRRRWPWGDSEWTPALANLGGDALRPAPIGAYGGGASAYGVEQMIGDVWEWTSSGFEPWPGFTPMLYSDYSAPFFGGDYRVLRGGSWAVGGASIRPSFRNWDHPVRRQIFSGLRLAWDVEAPHV; from the coding sequence GTGCGTGAGACCGCCGCGCGCGGCCTCGAGGATGCCCGCACCCGCACCCTGCGCCTCACCGACTTCGACGACGGCGAGCTCACCGCCCAGCACAGCGTGCTGATGAGTCCGCTCGTCTGGGACCTCGCCCACATCGGCCAGCAGGAGGACCTCTGGCTGCTCCGCGGCGGCAACGCCGCGGCCCAGGGGCTCCTGTCGGCCCAGGTCGAGAAGCTGTACGACGCCTTCGAGCACCCCCGCGCCAGCAGGGTGACCCTGCCGCTGCTGACGCCGGGGGAGGCCCGCCGCTACCTGACCGACGTCCGGGGTCGCGTCCTCGACGGCCTCGAGCAAGCCGACGAGGAGCGGCTGTTCCCCTACGTCATGGTCGAGCAGCACGAGCAGCAGCACGTCGAGACGATGCTCGCCACCCACCAGCTGCGCGACGGCGAGCCCCTCCTCGGCCGAGGTGCAGCCCTGCCCCCGGGGCGTCCGGTGCCGGCCGACAGCGTGCTCGTCCCCGCCGGCCCGTTCACGCTGGGCGTCGACGGCGACCGGGAGCCGTGGTCGCTCGACAACGAGCGTCCGTCCCACACCGTCGACCTGCCCGCCTTCCGGATCGCCCGGGTGCCGGTCACCAACGCCGAGTGGCAGCGGTTCATCGACGCCGGCGGCTACGACGAGCCCCGGTGGTGGTCCGCGCGCGGGTGGGAGCACCGGGTCGCCGCGGGCCTCGAGCGTCCGCTCTTCTGGGCCGCCGACGGCTCGCGCCGCAGGTTCGGGATCGTCGAGGACCCGCCGCCCGACGAGCCCGTCCAGCACGTCTGCTTCTTCGAGGCCGAGGCCTATGCCGCCTGGGCGGGTGCCCGGCTGCCCACCGAGCAGGAGTGGGAGAAGGCCTGTGCCTGGGACCCGGTCGCGGGGCGGCGCCGGCGGTGGCCCTGGGGCGACTCGGAGTGGACGCCCGCCCTGGCCAACCTCGGAGGTGACGCGCTGCGTCCGGCGCCCATCGGCGCCTACGGGGGCGGCGCCTCCGCCTACGGCGTGGAGCAGATGATCGGCGACGTCTGGGAGTGGACCTCGTCCGGCTTCGAGCCGTGGCCGGGCTTCACCCCGATGCTCTACTCCGACTACAGCGCCCCGTTCTTCGGCGGCGACTACCGCGTCCTGCGGGGCGGGTCGTGGGCCGTCGGTGGCGCCTCGATCCGACCGTCCTTCCGCAACTGGGACCACCCGGTCCGGCGGCAGATCTTCTCGGGGCTGCGGCTCGCGTGGGACGTGGAGGCGCCGCATGTGTAG
- the egtA gene encoding ergothioneine biosynthesis glutamate--cysteine ligase EgtA — protein MTAQSITSTIPDDPLDLVLDDIDDARTRIAADALRPDTDHRVGLELEFHLVDHAEPARRPDWPAVQALLAELPPMPSGSSVTLEPGAQIELSTPPRADVGGAVQALAADREELRTALAEAGFGAAPLGADPARPVRRVNPHPRYAAMEGHFSAIGCAGPGLEMMTATAALQVNVDAGPVAGWPDRLALIRSLVPVLVATSASSPYLAGRSSGWHSMRQETWYGIDHGRTDPITAGAPPERWADYALAAPVMLVRDASVLTPVTRRVSFGEWVADPRAIGRPATVADLDYHLTTLFPPVRPRGYVEIRCLDALPDRWWPALAALTVTLLDDPVAADAAAELCEPVAGSLDEAARSGLADPALRAAAAACAEVAAAHCPPSLKADVERLAELLAAGRTPGDELRHVAETRGPLHLLEEEARA, from the coding sequence ATGACCGCTCAGAGCATCACCAGCACGATCCCCGACGACCCGCTCGATCTCGTCCTCGACGACATCGACGACGCCCGCACGCGCATCGCCGCCGACGCCCTGCGGCCCGACACCGACCACCGGGTCGGCCTCGAGCTGGAGTTCCACCTCGTCGACCACGCCGAGCCCGCGCGGCGCCCCGACTGGCCGGCCGTCCAGGCCCTCCTCGCCGAGCTCCCGCCGATGCCCTCCGGCAGCTCGGTGACGCTCGAGCCCGGTGCCCAGATCGAGCTGTCGACACCCCCGCGGGCCGACGTGGGCGGTGCGGTCCAGGCGCTGGCCGCCGACCGGGAGGAGCTGCGCACCGCCCTGGCCGAGGCCGGCTTCGGGGCGGCACCCCTCGGGGCGGACCCGGCGCGACCCGTGCGGCGGGTCAACCCGCACCCGCGCTATGCGGCCATGGAGGGCCACTTCTCGGCAATCGGCTGCGCCGGCCCGGGCCTCGAGATGATGACCGCGACGGCCGCCCTCCAGGTCAACGTCGACGCCGGCCCCGTCGCCGGGTGGCCCGACCGGCTGGCGCTCATCCGCTCGCTGGTCCCGGTGCTGGTGGCGACCTCGGCGAGCTCGCCGTACCTCGCGGGACGTTCCTCCGGCTGGCACTCCATGCGCCAGGAGACCTGGTACGGCATCGACCACGGCCGCACCGACCCGATCACCGCGGGCGCCCCGCCGGAGCGGTGGGCCGACTACGCCCTCGCCGCACCGGTGATGCTGGTCCGCGACGCCTCCGTGCTGACCCCGGTCACGCGCCGAGTCTCCTTCGGCGAGTGGGTCGCCGACCCGCGTGCGATCGGGCGGCCCGCGACGGTCGCCGACCTCGACTACCACCTCACGACCCTGTTCCCGCCCGTCCGACCCCGCGGCTACGTCGAGATCCGCTGTCTTGACGCCCTGCCCGACCGGTGGTGGCCGGCGCTGGCCGCCCTGACCGTCACGCTCCTCGACGACCCCGTCGCCGCCGACGCGGCAGCCGAGCTGTGCGAGCCGGTCGCCGGGTCGCTCGACGAGGCGGCCCGCAGCGGCCTGGCCGACCCGGCACTGCGAGCGGCCGCCGCGGCATGCGCGGAGGTCGCCGCCGCCCACTGCCCGCCCTCCCTGAAGGCCGACGTCGAGCGGCTCGCCGAGCTCCTGGCTGCCGGGCGGACGCCCGGCGACGAGCTCCGGCACGTCGCCGAGACCCGGGGACCGCTGCACCTGCTCGAGGAGGAAGCCCGTGCGTGA
- a CDS encoding FAD-binding oxidoreductase — translation MATLSGPQTQISDESLGELRMIVRGDVLTREDPGYAAVRPAYNAMHPGRPALVVRPTGAADVIVAINFARANGLVVAVRGGGHSVAGLSSVDGGLLIDLARMNGVVVDPEARTVRVQGGALIGDVDHETQAFGLVAPSGIVSDTGVAGLTLGGGEGWLRRKHGLAIDNLLSAQVVCADGELRTASADTNPDLFWALRGGGGNFGVVTSFTFRCHPVGPIVAFAGVFHPVEDAENVYRKFREWAATVPEEISAMIGCTTLPASENTPPEIHNRPFIVTGALYSGDSLEGQKIIQPLREIGTPLADISGPLPFAAVQAAFDEFFRRGTLRSYWKSTFVEELTDPILDIIMDKARSRPSDRVFVIAFQMGGAINRVGAGETAYSERSANWMISIDGNWADEADDDRVISWVRDAWAEVHAHGTGTQYLNFTGVEGEGVTAGVESAFGQNLVRLAEIKAKYDPQNLFRLNNNIVPAAGAGI, via the coding sequence ATGGCGACCCTCTCGGGACCCCAGACACAGATCAGTGACGAGAGCCTCGGCGAGCTCAGGATGATCGTCCGCGGCGACGTGCTGACCCGGGAGGATCCCGGGTACGCCGCGGTGCGGCCTGCCTACAACGCGATGCATCCGGGACGTCCCGCGCTGGTGGTCCGGCCTACGGGAGCCGCCGACGTGATCGTCGCGATCAACTTCGCCCGGGCCAACGGGCTGGTCGTCGCCGTCCGCGGCGGTGGGCACTCGGTGGCCGGACTCTCGAGCGTGGACGGCGGCCTCCTCATCGACCTCGCGCGGATGAACGGCGTCGTGGTCGATCCGGAGGCTCGGACGGTCCGTGTCCAGGGCGGGGCCCTGATCGGCGACGTGGACCACGAGACGCAGGCGTTCGGGCTCGTGGCCCCGTCCGGCATCGTCTCGGACACCGGCGTCGCCGGGCTGACCCTCGGTGGTGGGGAGGGCTGGCTGCGGCGCAAGCACGGGCTCGCGATCGACAACCTGCTGTCGGCGCAGGTGGTCTGTGCCGACGGCGAGCTGCGGACCGCCTCGGCGGACACGAACCCCGACCTGTTCTGGGCGCTGCGCGGCGGTGGCGGCAACTTCGGTGTCGTCACCTCGTTCACCTTCCGGTGCCACCCCGTGGGCCCGATCGTGGCCTTCGCCGGTGTGTTCCACCCGGTCGAGGACGCCGAGAACGTCTACCGGAAGTTCCGGGAGTGGGCGGCGACGGTGCCCGAGGAGATCTCGGCGATGATCGGGTGCACCACGCTCCCGGCCAGCGAGAACACGCCGCCGGAGATCCACAACAGGCCGTTCATCGTGACGGGTGCGCTCTACTCCGGTGACTCCCTGGAGGGCCAGAAGATCATCCAGCCCCTGCGCGAGATCGGCACGCCCCTCGCGGACATCTCGGGCCCGCTGCCGTTTGCCGCCGTCCAGGCGGCCTTCGACGAGTTCTTCCGGCGCGGCACCCTGCGCAGCTACTGGAAGTCGACGTTCGTGGAGGAGCTGACCGACCCGATCCTCGACATCATCATGGACAAGGCGCGCAGCCGCCCGAGCGACCGCGTCTTCGTGATCGCCTTCCAGATGGGTGGTGCCATCAACCGGGTGGGCGCGGGGGAGACGGCCTACAGCGAGCGGTCGGCGAACTGGATGATCTCGATCGACGGCAACTGGGCCGACGAAGCGGACGACGACCGGGTGATTTCGTGGGTCCGCGACGCGTGGGCCGAGGTGCACGCGCACGGCACGGGCACCCAGTACCTCAACTTCACCGGCGTCGAGGGCGAGGGGGTGACGGCGGGCGTGGAGAGCGCGTTCGGCCAGAACCTCGTCCGGCTGGCCGAGATCAAGGCGAAGTACGACCCCCAGAACCTGTTCCGCCTCAACAACAACATCGTCCCCGCAGCCGGAGCCGGCATCTAG
- a CDS encoding RNA polymerase sigma factor yields the protein MFVSSNARKMLLPAEVLTHPAVVALIDRGTPTGSLTPEEVRQASEDARIEPKHLKGLLGHLSSLGISVHVTASSTRAVAATSARKTTTAKTAAKKAPAKKTAAATTASATTAAPAKKAAAKKTTTRKATVVDAETVEVEVPVVGPDGKKILPDVPDEQFEKDVATDPTIKEDEKEGSFVVSDADDTGEPEQQVMVAGATADPVKDYLKQIGKVPLLNAEMEVELAKRIEAGLFSEEKLSKGGKITPKVLEELEWIAEDGRRAKNHLLEANLRLVVSLAKRYTGRGMLFLDLIQEGNLGLIRAVEKFDYTKGYKFSTYATWWIRQAITRAMADQARTIRIPVHMVEVINKLARVQRQMLQDLGREPTPEELAKELDMTPEKVIEVQKYGREPISLHTPLGEDGDSEFGDLIEDSEAIVPADAVSFTLLQEQLHAVLDTLSEREAGVVSMRFGLTDGQPKTLDEIGKVYGVTRERIRQIESKTMSKLRHPSRSQVLRDYLD from the coding sequence GTGTTCGTGTCCTCGAACGCGCGCAAGATGCTCCTGCCTGCCGAGGTGCTCACGCACCCTGCCGTCGTGGCCCTGATCGATCGAGGGACCCCCACCGGCAGCCTGACTCCGGAGGAGGTGCGTCAGGCCAGTGAGGACGCCCGCATCGAGCCCAAGCACCTGAAGGGCCTGCTGGGTCACCTCAGCTCCCTGGGCATCTCCGTGCACGTGACCGCGTCCAGCACGCGTGCCGTCGCGGCCACCTCGGCCCGCAAGACGACCACGGCCAAGACTGCCGCCAAGAAGGCGCCCGCCAAGAAGACCGCGGCCGCCACCACGGCGTCCGCGACCACGGCCGCGCCGGCCAAGAAGGCCGCGGCGAAGAAGACCACGACCCGCAAGGCGACCGTGGTCGACGCCGAGACCGTCGAGGTCGAGGTCCCCGTCGTCGGACCCGACGGCAAGAAGATCCTCCCCGACGTCCCTGACGAGCAGTTCGAGAAGGACGTCGCGACCGACCCGACGATCAAGGAGGACGAGAAGGAAGGCTCCTTCGTCGTCTCCGACGCTGACGACACCGGCGAGCCCGAGCAGCAGGTCATGGTCGCCGGCGCGACCGCCGACCCGGTCAAGGACTACCTCAAGCAGATCGGCAAGGTCCCGCTGCTCAACGCCGAGATGGAGGTCGAGCTCGCCAAGCGCATCGAGGCCGGCCTGTTCTCGGAGGAGAAGCTCAGCAAGGGCGGCAAGATCACCCCGAAGGTCCTCGAGGAGCTCGAGTGGATCGCCGAGGACGGCCGTCGCGCCAAGAACCACCTCCTCGAGGCCAACCTGCGCCTCGTCGTCTCGCTGGCCAAGCGCTACACCGGCCGCGGCATGCTCTTCCTGGACCTGATCCAGGAGGGCAACCTCGGTCTGATCCGCGCGGTCGAGAAGTTCGACTACACCAAGGGCTACAAGTTCTCGACCTACGCCACGTGGTGGATCCGTCAGGCCATCACCCGCGCCATGGCCGACCAGGCCCGCACCATCCGCATCCCGGTGCACATGGTCGAGGTCATCAACAAGCTCGCGCGCGTCCAGCGCCAGATGCTCCAGGACCTGGGCCGCGAGCCCACCCCGGAGGAGCTGGCCAAGGAGCTCGACATGACCCCCGAGAAGGTCATCGAGGTCCAGAAGTACGGCCGCGAGCCCATCTCGCTGCACACCCCGCTGGGTGAGGACGGCGACTCCGAGTTCGGCGACCTGATCGAGGACTCCGAGGCGATCGTCCCGGCCGACGCCGTGTCGTTCACGCTGCTCCAGGAGCAGCTGCACGCCGTCCTCGACACGCTCTCCGAGCGCGAGGCAGGTGTGGTCAGCATGCGCTTCGGCCTCACCGACGGCCAGCCCAAGACCCTCGACGAGATCGGCAAGGTCTACGGCGTGACCCGCGAGCGGATCCGTCAGATCGAGTCCAAGACGATGTCGAAGCTGCGGCACCCCTCGCGCTCGCAGGTCCTGCGCGACTACCTGGACTGA
- a CDS encoding HhH-GPD-type base excision DNA repair protein, translated as MAIHITGDDHADQVLTDDAFALLVGMMLDQQYPMEHAFRGPAKVLDRFGTLEPARIAQADPEEFKALCSTPPAIHRFPGSMAARLQELAGLVEEKYDGDTSRLWSEATSGKDLLKRVMELPGFGKQKAQIFVALLAKQLDVRPEGWEAVVGDYALEGHRSVADVVDPASLQKVRDFKKEKKAAAKAQA; from the coding sequence ATGGCCATCCACATCACCGGCGACGACCACGCCGACCAGGTCCTGACCGACGACGCGTTCGCGCTGCTCGTCGGCATGATGCTGGACCAGCAGTACCCCATGGAGCACGCCTTCCGCGGCCCGGCCAAGGTGCTCGACCGGTTCGGCACCCTCGAACCGGCACGGATCGCCCAGGCCGACCCCGAGGAGTTCAAGGCGCTCTGCTCCACGCCGCCGGCGATCCACCGGTTCCCGGGCTCGATGGCCGCCCGGCTCCAGGAGCTGGCGGGCCTCGTCGAGGAGAAGTACGACGGTGACACCTCGCGGCTGTGGTCGGAGGCCACCAGCGGCAAGGACCTGCTCAAGCGGGTCATGGAGCTGCCGGGCTTCGGCAAGCAGAAGGCCCAGATCTTCGTGGCCCTGCTGGCCAAGCAGCTCGACGTACGCCCCGAGGGCTGGGAGGCCGTCGTCGGGGACTACGCGCTGGAGGGACACCGCTCGGTCGCCGACGTGGTGGACCCGGCCTCGCTGCAGAAGGTGCGGGACTTCAAGAAGGAGAAGAAGGCCGCGGCGAAGGCCCAGGCCTGA
- a CDS encoding fibronectin type III domain-containing protein — MDVVEPRPHDAHSRQLGLPRLEKGPMKSRSTLRLVLAAALLPLISWTGSAHADEPGVHVSGILTTDTTWTAAEGPYYVDGVVQIASGVTLHVAPGTRVVLAYNPNNYAPIFQVAGTLDVEGSSEEPVSLVGQGYAGLAGPVSSATHAVLTLKHVNVSRFASVFPPTGGSGHADYELADSVVTGTTYMSYFWYPVNYARVERNVFVNAASMTFGTTNAVATVASNRFRGYSTSSSYRHYLESWAAYQQPLQVHGNSFEPGPNPVMTVRSAGKIDASSNDWGTTSVSAAKARVVDQEDDLNLPSVVTVEPLLAAPTAETPATAPAQPSSVIGIGGDRQATISWTAPTDGGSPITTYRVTVSPGDRTIDLPGDVTSGVVDGLTNGTSYTFTVTATNAVGTSPASSSTAAITPAAVPSAPEHVLAQQGDGFVRVVWSTSESNGAPVTGYTVAASPGGRTMAVPGGTTETTFSDLQLGTAYSFTVSATNSVGTSLPSGTSNEVVAARAPDAPATVTATPGDGSALVTWTASKANGAEVLGYVLTAYPGGRQIQVFGGDASSYLVTGLRNGVTYSFTVAAASMAGTSQAVWSDAVVPAGKPGQVARPAASVAGRSVTLRWAAPVANGSALTQYVVHCSSGRTLRVAATTRKAVFSRLPPGTYRFTVAARNVVGVGSASAPVNARVR; from the coding sequence ATGGACGTGGTGGAGCCCCGTCCTCATGACGCCCACTCTCGGCAACTTGGGTTGCCACGTCTCGAAAAAGGTCCCATGAAGTCGCGCTCCACTCTCCGGCTGGTCCTTGCCGCCGCACTCCTCCCCCTGATCTCGTGGACGGGCTCGGCCCACGCCGATGAGCCTGGCGTCCACGTAAGCGGGATCCTGACGACCGACACCACGTGGACGGCGGCCGAGGGTCCGTACTACGTCGACGGGGTGGTGCAGATCGCCTCCGGCGTCACCCTGCACGTGGCACCAGGGACGCGAGTCGTCCTTGCGTACAACCCCAACAACTACGCCCCGATCTTCCAGGTCGCCGGCACGCTCGACGTTGAAGGCTCGAGCGAAGAGCCCGTCTCCCTGGTCGGCCAGGGGTATGCGGGCCTCGCCGGCCCGGTCAGCAGCGCGACTCACGCCGTTCTCACGCTCAAGCACGTCAACGTCTCAAGATTCGCCTCCGTCTTCCCGCCGACCGGCGGTTCCGGGCACGCCGACTACGAGCTCGCCGACTCGGTAGTGACGGGCACCACCTACATGAGCTACTTCTGGTACCCGGTGAACTACGCACGAGTCGAGCGCAACGTCTTCGTCAACGCCGCCTCGATGACCTTCGGCACGACCAATGCCGTCGCCACCGTGGCCAGCAACCGCTTCCGCGGCTACTCGACCTCCAGCTCTTACCGCCACTACCTGGAGTCGTGGGCTGCCTACCAGCAGCCCCTTCAGGTCCATGGGAACAGCTTCGAGCCGGGACCGAACCCCGTCATGACCGTACGATCCGCGGGCAAGATCGACGCCAGCAGCAACGACTGGGGCACGACCAGCGTCAGTGCCGCGAAGGCACGCGTCGTCGACCAGGAGGACGACCTCAACCTGCCGAGCGTCGTGACGGTCGAACCATTGCTGGCAGCGCCCACGGCCGAGACGCCTGCCACGGCACCAGCCCAGCCATCAAGCGTCATCGGCATTGGCGGGGACCGGCAAGCGACGATCTCGTGGACGGCACCGACGGACGGGGGTTCCCCCATCACCACCTACCGGGTCACCGTGAGTCCCGGAGACCGGACGATCGACCTCCCGGGCGATGTCACGTCCGGGGTGGTCGACGGGCTGACCAACGGCACGTCCTACACCTTCACGGTCACCGCAACAAATGCTGTCGGTACCTCCCCCGCCTCGTCGTCCACAGCTGCGATCACCCCTGCCGCCGTCCCGTCGGCCCCGGAGCACGTGCTCGCGCAACAGGGCGACGGATTCGTCCGCGTCGTGTGGTCGACGTCGGAGTCCAACGGCGCTCCGGTAACGGGCTACACGGTCGCAGCGTCACCCGGTGGTCGGACCATGGCCGTGCCGGGTGGAACGACCGAGACCACCTTCTCCGACCTCCAGCTCGGCACCGCCTATTCGTTCACTGTCTCGGCAACGAACTCGGTCGGCACGTCGCTTCCGTCCGGCACGTCCAACGAGGTGGTCGCAGCGCGCGCTCCCGATGCCCCCGCCACGGTGACGGCGACGCCCGGCGACGGTTCCGCACTCGTCACGTGGACGGCATCGAAGGCCAACGGTGCCGAGGTCCTCGGTTACGTCCTGACCGCGTATCCCGGTGGCCGGCAGATCCAGGTCTTCGGGGGCGACGCGTCCTCATACCTCGTCACTGGACTTCGCAACGGTGTGACCTACTCGTTCACGGTCGCGGCCGCGAGCATGGCGGGAACAAGCCAGGCAGTGTGGAGCGACGCGGTGGTCCCGGCGGGCAAGCCTGGCCAGGTTGCACGGCCTGCTGCCTCGGTCGCGGGTCGCTCCGTGACCCTTCGGTGGGCCGCTCCGGTGGCGAACGGCTCCGCCCTCACGCAGTACGTCGTGCACTGCAGCAGCGGCCGCACGCTGAGGGTGGCGGCGACTACCCGCAAGGCCGTCTTCTCCAGGCTCCCTCCCGGCACCTACCGATTCACCGTCGCCGCCCGCAACGTCGTAGGAGTCGGATCGGCGAGCGCCCCCGTCAACGCACGCGTTCGCTGA
- a CDS encoding universal stress protein translates to MTVVVGYVAKPEGEAALVKAIEEAKLRGTKLVVVNSHRGGQEFDADAAKQAETEMDAVRARLDEAGVPYDLRQLVRGFEPAEDLISIAEANSAQLIVIGLRRRSPVGKLILGSNAQRILLDAHCPVLAVKAGD, encoded by the coding sequence ATGACCGTCGTGGTGGGCTACGTGGCCAAGCCGGAGGGCGAGGCAGCACTGGTCAAGGCGATCGAGGAAGCGAAGCTGCGCGGCACCAAGCTGGTGGTGGTCAACTCCCACCGGGGTGGCCAGGAGTTCGACGCCGACGCCGCCAAGCAGGCCGAGACCGAGATGGACGCCGTGCGGGCCCGCCTCGACGAGGCCGGAGTGCCCTACGACCTGCGCCAGCTCGTGCGCGGCTTCGAGCCCGCCGAGGACCTGATCAGCATCGCCGAGGCCAACTCCGCCCAGCTGATCGTGATCGGCCTGCGCCGGCGCTCGCCCGTCGGCAAGCTCATCCTCGGCAGCAACGCCCAGCGCATCCTGCTCGACGCGCACTGCCCGGTCCTGGCGGTCAAGGCCGGCGACTGA